From Fulvivirga lutea:
AAAACGATAAATACCGGGCGTATTGATCTTCACATTATATGTAATAATCGAATTACCTGCATCTCTAAATGAATCTTCACCTTTGAAAACAATGAAGCCTTCTCCGCTATGGCCACTTACATTATTTATAGATCCACTTTGAAACTCCCATTCACCGATGTTTGATCTATTTGGTACATCTTCGGCTTCAATAATTACTAAACCATTACTTTCTTCAAAATAAAGGGCGGGTGCATTTGGGCAATCACTGGTGAGACCTGGACTTTCGTCATCATCATCGCAGGAAATGAAAATAGTTGGAAAAATAAACAGACTTAATAGACAAGTAAGTAGTTGGTTTTTAACATTCATTGAATGAAATTACTCACAGAATACGTATTTGCAACATATTCTAGATTAATGATTTGTTATCATAGTTAAATGGTAGTTTTTGTCGCTCCCATCACTTCCAAACTCTTTTCAACCTGTAGGTAGAGAATCAGTAATTTTTCATCAGAGGTAAATTCTGGTAATTCGAGAGATAATGAGCCGCTATCATCAGCATTAATTGTTTTCAGGTTTCTTACCACATTATCATGATTTAATGTTTTGCCATGATTCTCACCTCTAGGCACATAATTCTCTACATGGCGTTCAACAATTGCAGCATTGAGAAGAAGATTTGTTGGTTGTTTGTCCAGAGAATAAGAAAAGGTAAGCTTACCACTATGCATTTTTAAATCAGAAATTGAGATAGAGATTGGATCAAGCTCAATTTTATTAAGTGCATTATTCAATTTGGATTCGTAAGAACCAACAAACTCATACTTACCATTCACTACCATTTGAGGCGTGTAAATGGTATTTAATTTAAAATGGTTGCCATATTTCCGCTGCCTCTTAGTAAACTCTTCACTACTGTATGGGTCTTTCCAGCCCAAGTAATTCCAATAGCTCACATGATAGGAGAGGGCAAATACGTTATCATTACCGGCAATTTTACTCAGTACTTCATCTGCAGCCGGACAGCTGGAGCAGCCCTGTGAAGTAAATAGCTCGACTACGGCAATGGATTCACTTTTAACAGCTTTGGTTTCTTCGAAATGAGTGAATGAGATAATAAAAATGGAACTACTTATAATGAGGAGTAAGGCTAATCGTTTCATACAATAGTATACTCTAATTGCATCTTGCGGTTATGTAAGTTGAAAGACAATCTGAGTTATTTGTTAATTTAAAGTGCTTATGGTTCTTTTTTGTCTATTTTTCAGAACCAATGTTATTGCTGGCTTTTGATGTTGTAAACTAATCAGAATGTTATGATAAAATATCTTATTGCTTACCTACTTATAATTTTTTGTGTTGATATTCTTCAGGCTCAAACAATAAGCTGGCAAGATTCTTCAAGTAATGCTGTAGTTTACTTACATATTGACGAGGCCGATTTTAAAGAACATAAACACCGAACATCAGGCAAGTTTGATGTGATAGAAACCCATCCTAAGTATCATCAAACAGTTTTGGCAACGATTAACAAGGCACTCAGAAAATATCCTGCATCGGTTATCAATGAACACTTTACCACGATTTATGTGTATGACGAGTTTGATAAGAAACGCATTATGATGGGCACCTATTTGGGTAGGCATGGGTTCTTCTTTGCTGTAAAATATATGGAAGATGGTTCAGTTAATACAGAAATGTTGGAACGTTTGATACATCATGAGTTTTCTCACCGATTATTTCTGTTTGAAAGTAAAGGGTTTGATGATAAAGCCTGGACAGCTAACAATACATTAAAGTATGGCGATATAAAAAGTTATAGGCAAAACTTAGAAACTGAGTTATTTGACAAAGGCTTTATTTACAAATACAGTGTTATGAACAAACTGGAAGACTTTTCCACTTTTGCGGAAAACCTGTTCGTAAGTAAACCAGGGTTTTGGGAAGCGATTAAAAGCCATGAAACATTAAGGAACAAATTCAAAGTTGCTAGTGAGTTTTACGAATCAATTGACCCACAATTCAACGAAGCCTATTTTTTAGATATGCATGGTGTAAGCCTAGATTGACATCTTGGGTTGTCTTGTCATTTGTCTCATTAGATCTTCTCTAATAATTTCACACCATGCAGGAATATGTACTTCATGGTGTATTACTTAATCTGTTGAAAGAAAAGGCTATTTTCATTCCTGAAAACCGAACTCTTTTAATCTCAGATTTGCATTTAGGTAAAGTCAATCACTTCAGAAGGTCTGGCATTCCTGTACCTCAAAAGGCGAATGATCGAAATATTGAATTATTAATTGGCCTGCTCCAACAACAAAAGCCTGAGCGAGTTATTTTTTTAGGAGATCTTTTTCATAGTCACTACAATTCTGAGTGGGAAGTATTTGGTCAGGTGCTTAAGGCATTTCCAGAAATGCAATTTGAGTTGGTTCAAGGCAATCATGACATTATGAGTCCTTATCAATATGATAAATTGAAGATTCTGGTACATAAAGATCAATTGCAATTGAGTTCGCTGCTACTGTCCCACGAGCCGTTACAAGAATTTGAGGGCTATAATTTAGCTGGCCATATTCATCCAGCAGTAAAACTTCGAGGTTCTGCCCGACAAAGTTTGCGTTTACCTTGCTTTCATTTTGGTGAAAAACAGGGGCTCATGCCTGCCTTTGGTGAGTTTACAGGAGCCTATACTATCACACCTAAAAAAGGAGATGATGTATTCGTTATAATGGAAGAGACTGTAGTAAAAGTGGGCTAGACAAAACCCAAAATATTCTTTTAAGGTCATCCTGACGAAGGAAGGATCTTCCTAAGTTCGAACAACAATTGTAAAAAGTAACGTAAACTCACTTAGTAAGATGCCTCCTTTTGTCGGCATGACACATTCTATTGGATTTTTGCACTGAGTTACAGAGAGTCAACTTTTGATTTGTTTTAGTCACATCACTAAAAAATCAAATTACTCTATACAATAAAGTCATCCTGACGAAGGAAGGATCTTCCTAAGTTCGTACAACAATTGTAAAAAGTATCGTAAACCCACTTAGTAAGGCCGATAGCTATCGGACTCCTTTTGTCGGCATGACAGCATTTGATAGTATGAAATCACAATTTGAAAAAAAAATCAAATTATTTTTTCACTACCTTGTAACATACTCCCATCACGGTCGTCTTGCCTATGAATATGAGTTTGGAAGCTTTTAAAACAAGAGTATTACCTACTAAGGATAAGCTATTTCGATTTGCTCTTAAGTTAGTAGGTGATGCCGATGAAGCTCGGGATATCGTTCAGGAAGTTTTCATAAAAGTATGGAACAAGCGTAATGAAATGGATGAACTTGAAAA
This genomic window contains:
- a CDS encoding DUF1223 domain-containing protein yields the protein MKRLALLLIISSSIFIISFTHFEETKAVKSESIAVVELFTSQGCSSCPAADEVLSKIAGNDNVFALSYHVSYWNYLGWKDPYSSEEFTKRQRKYGNHFKLNTIYTPQMVVNGKYEFVGSYESKLNNALNKIELDPISISISDLKMHSGKLTFSYSLDKQPTNLLLNAAIVERHVENYVPRGENHGKTLNHDNVVRNLKTINADDSGSLSLELPEFTSDEKLLILYLQVEKSLEVMGATKTTI
- the pdeM gene encoding ligase-associated DNA damage response endonuclease PdeM, which gives rise to MQEYVLHGVLLNLLKEKAIFIPENRTLLISDLHLGKVNHFRRSGIPVPQKANDRNIELLIGLLQQQKPERVIFLGDLFHSHYNSEWEVFGQVLKAFPEMQFELVQGNHDIMSPYQYDKLKILVHKDQLQLSSLLLSHEPLQEFEGYNLAGHIHPAVKLRGSARQSLRLPCFHFGEKQGLMPAFGEFTGAYTITPKKGDDVFVIMEETVVKVG
- a CDS encoding putative zinc-binding metallopeptidase — translated: MIKYLIAYLLIIFCVDILQAQTISWQDSSSNAVVYLHIDEADFKEHKHRTSGKFDVIETHPKYHQTVLATINKALRKYPASVINEHFTTIYVYDEFDKKRIMMGTYLGRHGFFFAVKYMEDGSVNTEMLERLIHHEFSHRLFLFESKGFDDKAWTANNTLKYGDIKSYRQNLETELFDKGFIYKYSVMNKLEDFSTFAENLFVSKPGFWEAIKSHETLRNKFKVASEFYESIDPQFNEAYFLDMHGVSLD